One Triticum dicoccoides isolate Atlit2015 ecotype Zavitan chromosome 5B, WEW_v2.0, whole genome shotgun sequence genomic window carries:
- the LOC119309496 gene encoding zinc finger CCCH domain-containing protein 54-like, whose protein sequence is MVGYVGRSDPTHVQAAAMEPAELAKIIFSRVQEVEPDNVSKIVGCILLREPDEDELVHLAYATDAALRNTIYEAKGTLAAIYARFSASPVHHYHQPNGVGYQQVCSHPAGLRHFSPAVQYWPPDSPPPAEKEYAFVDAAAAEPHYGLRGGRHGALGDGALGGGGGGYYSAAGFPPATGRRSNGVSSRRPCHYFFKGICKNGQNCHYSHHQVYTDGFAVDHHIHGGATPGSLESLEIEITELLHSRRGQPVSIASLPTLYGEKYGKGLQADGYLTESQRHGKAGFSLTKLLSRLNKIRVIERPHGQHSVVLAEDAAKYSDCRSDRGGEIPASSHQIYLTFPSDSNFTEDDVANYFGQYGPVRDVRIPCQDQRMFGFVSFQNPETVTALLMRRNPHFICGSRVLAKAYREKTKCINERTNNKSTTHCYPPRWIETDPEFYPDQYDSPRLERRQLARDRQQLLELERRHLAGLRVVEPQCAAYFDCSIGDVAPFNSHSQSQSQSAGSKEVGRTMDPLSTADQLDDIVSTSQSQAPPIQANNNYDDQESNQIELLPESPFASSAPTGNGI, encoded by the exons ATGGTTGGTTACGTAGGGCGCTCCGATCCGACCCATGTCCAGGCGGCGGCAATGGAGCCCGCGGAGCTAGCCAAGATCATCTTCTCCAGGGTGCAGGAGGTGGAGCCGGACAACGTGAGCAAGATCGTCGGCTGCATCCTGCTGCGGGAGCCCGACGAGGATGAGCTGGTGCACCTCGCCTACGCCACCGACGCCGCGCTGCGCAACACCATCTACGAGGCCAAGGGCACGCTCGCCGCCATCTACGCCCGCTTCTCCGCCTCCCCCGTCCACCACTACCACCAGCCCAACGGCGTCGGCTACCAGCAGGTCTGCTCCCACCCCGCCGGCCTCCGCCATTTCTCCCCCGCCGTCCAGTACTGGCCGCCGGACTCCCCGCCGCCGGCGGAGAAGGAGTACGCCTTCGTCGACGCCGCCGCGGCCGAACCCCACTACGGGCTGCGCGGCGGCCGGCACGGAGCGCTCGGCGACGGCgccctgggcggcggcggcggggggtacTACTCCGCCGCGGGCTTTCCTCCGGCGACCGGCCGGCGGTCTAACGGGGTGTCCTCGAGACGGCCCTGCCACTACTTCTTCAAGGGCATCTGCAAGAACGGCCAGAACTGCCACTACTCGCACCACCAGGTGTACACGGACGGGTTCGCCGTCGACCACCACATCCACGGGGGCGCCACGCCGGGGTCCCTCGAGAGCCTGGAGATAGAGATCACGGAGCTGCTCCACTCGCGGCGCGGGCAGCCGGTGTCCATCGCGTCGCTGCCCACGCTCTACGGCGAGAAGTACGGCAAGGGGCTCCAGGCCGACGGCTACCTGACGGAGAGCCAGCGGCACGGCAAGGCCGGCTTCAGCCTCACCAAGCTGCTCTCCCGCCTCAACAAGATCAGGGTGATCGAAAG GCCGCACGGGCAGCACTCGGTGGTTCTCGCCGAGGACGCCGCCAAGTACTCGGATTGCCGGAGCGACAGGGGAGGGGAGATCCCGGCGAGCTCGCATCAGATATACCTCACGTTTCCTTCCGACAGTAACTTCACCGAGGACGACGTCGCCAATTATTTCGG GCAGTACGGGCCGGTGCGTGACGTTCGGATCCCGTGCCAAGACCAGCGAATGTTCGGGTTCGTGAGCTTCCAGAACCCGGAGACTGTGACGGCCCTTCTCATGCGGCGCAACCCGCATTTCATCTGCGGATCACGGGTCCTCGCCAAAgcctacagagagaaaaccaaATGCATCAATGAGAG GACCAACAACAAGTCGACGACGCATTGCTATCCTCCACGCTGGATCGAGACCGATCCAGAGTTCTATCCAG ACCAGTATGATTCTCCAAGGCTGGAGAGGAGGCAACTGGCGCGCGACAGGCAGCAGCTGCTGGAGCTCGAGAGGAGGCACCTGGCCGGGCTCCGAGTAGTTGAGCCGCAGTGCGCCGCCTACTTTGATTGCAGCATCGGGGACGTCGCTCCCTTCAACTCCCACTCCCAGTCCCAATCCCAATCCGCAG GTTCCAAGGAAGTGGGACGGACGATGGATCCCCTCTCCACGGCTGATCAACTTGATGACATCGTCTCAACCAGCCAGAGCCAGGCCCCTCCCATACAGGCAAACAACAACTACGACGACCAAGAGAG CAACCAGATTGAACTCCTCCCGGAGAGCCCGTTCGCATCGTCAGCGCCCACTGGAAACGGCATATGA